The following is a genomic window from Mycolicibacterium sp. TY81.
GATCGGCTGCAGGAACTTCAGCGACTGGTCGACCTGGACGATCTGGGCATCAGAAATGGCGATGCCGGCATCGCCGAACATCGCGAATTGGGCTTGGTAGCCGAAGATGCAGATGAAGGTCAGCGGCGCGAGCAGCGCGTCGTGGCCGAGCTCGGCGGCCGCCGACTCCTGGTGGAAACACGCGTCGTCGTTCTGAACGGCAGTCGCGTGCTCACGGATCTTCTCGCGACCGACCTCGTAGCACTCGGGATGCCGGTAGTGATAGCCGACAATGTCCGCCAGACCCACGACGAGTGACTAACGCGACTCTTTGTGCGGCTGGTGCGTACCGCAGTTCGGGCAGAACTTCTTCAGCTCGAGCCGATCCGGGTCGTTGCGGCGGTTCTTCTTGGTGATGTAGTTACGGTGCTTGCACACCTCGCAGGCCAAGGTGATCTTCGGCCGTACGTCGGTACTCGACGCCACGTCTCTGCCTCTTTCGCTTCGAATCTCTGTTGTGCTGGTAGCGGTGGGGAGGCTCGATCTCCCGACCTCACGATTATGAGTCGTGCGCTCTAACCAGCTGAGCTACACCGCCCCGACAGACACAGGCGGCGCAGCGGCGGATTTTTACTTCCGTCGCTCCGCTCGCCATATGTCCACCGAGCCCCCTAACGGAATCGAACCGTTGACCTTTTCCTTACCATGGAAACGCTCTGCCGACTGAGCTAAGGGGGCCTGACCCTCGGTTTCGAACTGTCGGTTACGACCGTCTGCCCCGTGGGCCTTAAAGAGGTTACCGTCTCGCGGTTTCACCTGCCAAAACGGCAGCTCAACCACGCTATTTCGGCCTGTTCGGGCGGTCCCGTGGGCCCCGGTCGGCCCGGTTGTTCCCCCAAACCCCGTTCACCCTGCGTCCTGCGCGCAAAAGCCCGAGTAGGTCGGTGCGTGGTTACAGACTCAACACCGAGGTCGGCCACATCGCGGCTGACTCTGCATCCTGGGCACAAAAGGCCGAGTAGGTCGGTGCGTGGTCGCAGAGTCAACGCCGAGGCCGCCCTCCTAGGCTGTCGGCATGCCTGATGACCGCCTGTATTTCCGCCAGCTGCTCGCCGGTCGCGACTTCGCCGCGACGGACCCGATCGCCCAGCAGATGCGCAACTTCGCCTACCTCATCGGCGACCGGGAGACCGGCGACTGCGTGGTGGCCGACCCGGCCTACGCTGCGGGCGATCTGGTCGACGTCCTCGAGGGCGACGGCATGCACCTGTCCGGCGTGCTCGTCACCCACCACCACCCCGACCACGTCGGCGGCTCGATGATGGGCTTCGAGCTCAAGGGCCTGGCCGAGTTGCTGGAGCGGGTCAGCGTGCCGGTGCACGTCAACGCCCACGAGGCGGACTGGGTGTCCCGGGTGACCGGCATCGCACCGTCGGAGCTGACGCCGCACCAGCACGGCGACGTAGTGCAGGTCGGGGCCGTACCGATCGAGCTGCTGCACACCCCAGGGCACACCCCCGGCAGCCAGTGCTTCCTGCTCGACGGCCGGTTGGTGGCCGGCGACACGCTGTTCCTGGAGGGCTGTGGCCGCACCGATTTCCCGGGCGGGAACGTCGACGACATGTTCCGCAGCCTGCAGGCGCTGGCCGCCCTGCCCGGCGATCCGACGGTCTTCCCCGGGCACTGGTATTCGGCCGAACCCAGTGCGCCACTCGACGACGTCCGTCGCACCAATTACGTCTACCGGGCACGCGACCTGGACCAGTGGCGCATGCTCATGGGCGGCTAGCAGCGCAGCTACCTTTCGCTCTCCGTTGTACAAGTCAACCAGCGAATATTAGTCTCAGTGTCGGATAAAACCGATCGGGACTTGACGACTGGATGGCGCGGTGGACTGGATATCTCAACGCTGGGACGACCTGACAGGCCTGGGATCAGGCAGCTGGCTGGCCATCGCGGCGTGGGCCGCACTGGCGTTCGGCATCGTCGTACTGATCGTGGTGAACCGCCAGCTGTCCAAGAATCGCCAGCTCAAGCAGGATCAGGTGCGCCCGCAGGTGACCATGTTCATGGAGCCGCACGCGTCGGACTGGCATCTGATCGAGCTCGTGGTCCGCAACTTCGGGCAGACCGCGGCGCACAACATCTCGTTCGATTTCACGCACCACCCGACGGTCGCCATCTACGAGGATTCCGACCATGACGGCGAACTCGATGTCACCGAGCTGCGACTGCCCAGCGAACTCTCGGTCCTGGCTCCGGGGCAGGAGTGGCGAACCATCTGGGACTCGGCGATCAGCCGCGAGGAGCTGGGTGGGTCCATCCGGTCGCGATTCGAGGGGACGCTGACCTACTACGACGCGCCGGCGCCCGTGCAGGGCAAGAAGTCCCGCTTCGGGCGCAAGCCCCGCGAGTTCGAGTCGAAGGCGGTGCTCGACTGGGCGGCGCTGCAGCCGGTGCAGCGGCTGGAGCTGATGACGACGCACGACCTCGCCAAGCGCGAGAAGCAGAAGCTCGAACTGCTGCGCAGCGTGCTGACGTACTTCCACTACGC
Proteins encoded in this region:
- the hadA gene encoding (3R)-hydroxyacyl-ACP dehydratase subunit HadA, with the translated sequence MGLADIVGYHYRHPECYEVGREKIREHATAVQNDDACFHQESAAAELGHDALLAPLTFICIFGYQAQFAMFGDAGIAISDAQIVQVDQSLKFLQPIKAGDKLYCDVYVDSFRQAHGTDIIVTKNIITNDRDEVVQEAYTTLAGRSGDEDGQGGFSDGTS
- a CDS encoding MBL fold metallo-hydrolase translates to MPDDRLYFRQLLAGRDFAATDPIAQQMRNFAYLIGDRETGDCVVADPAYAAGDLVDVLEGDGMHLSGVLVTHHHPDHVGGSMMGFELKGLAELLERVSVPVHVNAHEADWVSRVTGIAPSELTPHQHGDVVQVGAVPIELLHTPGHTPGSQCFLLDGRLVAGDTLFLEGCGRTDFPGGNVDDMFRSLQALAALPGDPTVFPGHWYSAEPSAPLDDVRRTNYVYRARDLDQWRMLMGG
- the rpmG gene encoding 50S ribosomal protein L33, whose amino-acid sequence is MASSTDVRPKITLACEVCKHRNYITKKNRRNDPDRLELKKFCPNCGTHQPHKESR